In the Desulfovibrio sp. TomC genome, one interval contains:
- a CDS encoding HU family DNA-binding protein, with protein MNRSELIKDFGERFNVPDEEAADFVNAFFERIRQALIEGDRVEIRGFGSLVMREYESYLGRNPKTGVSTVVRPKKLPFFKAGVMLKKFLND; from the coding sequence ATGAACAGAAGCGAACTCATCAAAGATTTCGGGGAACGGTTCAACGTGCCTGACGAAGAGGCTGCCGACTTTGTGAATGCGTTTTTCGAGAGGATTCGGCAGGCACTGATTGAAGGCGACCGTGTGGAAATCCGAGGTTTTGGCTCACTCGTGATGCGTGAATACGAGTCTTATTTGGGCAGGAATCCTAAAACGGGTGTCTCCACCGTAGTTCGGCCTAAGAAACTGCCGTTCTTCAAGGCGGGCGTGATGCTGAAAAAATTTCTCAACGACTGA
- a CDS encoding YagK/YfjJ domain-containing protein: MFTGNHVLDELKRDYPYTDNILQKLIQMLEFYAGIHGKALVVRFDLKYPEGYREVYFNDSIMKFSAYIVQFYKNQGYDPCYMWVREQETSLHPHYHFLILLNGNKVRSYHYVFETAKSFWGNILGVSPLGLVDHCTKGKDGTFHENGILLVRSNGNYCERCSDVLRQVSYMAKFDGKGDYLDGLRNFGMSRLHRR, from the coding sequence ATGTTCACTGGAAACCATGTGCTAGACGAGTTAAAGAGAGATTACCCGTACACAGACAATATACTTCAAAAACTTATACAGATGTTAGAGTTCTATGCAGGTATCCATGGCAAAGCATTGGTAGTCAGGTTTGATCTTAAATATCCAGAAGGATACAGAGAAGTGTATTTCAATGATAGCATCATGAAGTTTTCAGCATATATTGTTCAGTTTTATAAAAACCAAGGATACGATCCGTGTTACATGTGGGTAAGAGAGCAGGAGACTAGTCTTCATCCCCACTATCATTTTTTGATCTTGCTCAATGGAAACAAGGTTAGATCGTACCACTATGTTTTTGAGACGGCCAAAAGCTTTTGGGGAAATATATTAGGTGTTTCTCCTTTAGGTCTCGTTGATCATTGCACAAAAGGAAAAGATGGTACTTTTCATGAAAATGGTATCTTGCTTGTTAGGTCTAATGGAAACTACTGTGAAAGATGCTCTGATGTTTTAAGACAGGTATCGTATATGGCTAAGTTTGATGGTAAAGGAGACTACTTAGATGGCCTGAGAAATTTTGGTATGTCGCGTTTACATCGTCGTTGA